AATTTTCCAACCGGCATACTGGCTCAGCAGGCAGGCTTCGACTGCATGGTCTGTCTGGACTTGTAGATAAGGCAGCGGTTGTCCTTCCAGTGTTCCCGGAACGAGTTGAATCTGACCGAGGTCGGCCATACAGATTCGGGACAGCATTAAACCAGCCTGAATTCCAGCGGGAGTTTCAATTCCACAATCGACCACGATTGCGCCATTCTCCAACGCATGTGGAATGACTTTCAGTTCCCCCGCTTTCGCCAGCAGGCGTTCTGTCAGTTGGCACGCTCGTTCGTTTAAAACTCCGCTCATGATTCTTAATTCAATTCAACAGTTCAGAGAGTGAAATAGAGAGATGTACAATTGCGATCTATTGCAGACAGCCGACTTCTTCCATAATTCGTTGGGTGCGTGCGATCAGCTCGGGTGTGCAGGCCGGGAACGGATGAAACAGCGTGTCGTGCTCGATCACGCCGCGCAGTCGCAGGGCGGTTTTCATCGCTCCAATAATATAACCCACATTCATTGTGCCGTCAGGACAGACAAAGACTTCAAACAGGCGAACGATGGCTTCCTGCTGTCGCACTGCTTCTGCGTGATTGTTCACAGCCGCCGCTTCATACAGTTTGACAAACAGCTCGGGACCGACATTGGCCAGACCAGGAACAGTTCCGTCGGCGCCAGCGAGTACGACCGCATGCACCAGCATTTCGGCTCCGGTAAACAGTTTCATTCCCGGTGGCTTGCTGGCGACCAGTCGATGAAAACTGACGGCGTCGCCGCTGGAGTCTTTGACACCGATGATCGTGCCTTCTTTTCCCAGGGTCATTAACGTATCCATTTCGATTTTGACTTTCGTCATCACGGGAATGTCATACGCAAAAATCGGGATATCTACGGTCTCGCGAATGGTGCGGTAATGGACGAGCATGTCTTTCTGGCTTGCCGGGTAATAGAAGGGGGGGCAGACAACGATGGCGTCGGCACCCTGGTCTTTGGCGACTTTGGCCTGTTCAATAATCTGTTCTGTTCCCGGGGCGATCACTCCCACCAGGAGTGGGACGGAGCCATTGACAACCTTGACGGCGATGCCTGTTGCCTGTTGCCGATCGTCATTTCGTAGCAGAGGACCTTCCCCGGATGTTCCGAATAGAAAGATCCCATGTGCGCCCTGTTTCAGCATGAAGCGATAGACCGATTCCGCCGAGTCAGGATCGAGTCTGCGTTCCGGCGTCAGCGGAGTGATAACGGGAGGGAGAACACCCTTTAATTGTTCGGAGAGGTTGACTGCCATGAATCGTGTACCAGAGTCTGTATTTCAAAAAGTAAGGAATGGGTGATTCTTCAAACAAGTGAGCAACTTGATGTCAGACCATATTTTATACCAAACTGGTTTCCAGGATGCGATGATTCAAGGGGCTGGACTACAGGAATCGGGCAGTGTTGCCCATCAGTCAGGAGGGAATCATGACATTTAAACCGGTTTTACGGGCTGTAGTGAATGATCG
This genomic interval from Gimesia alba contains the following:
- a CDS encoding dihydrodipicolinate synthase family protein, with amino-acid sequence MAVNLSEQLKGVLPPVITPLTPERRLDPDSAESVYRFMLKQGAHGIFLFGTSGEGPLLRNDDRQQATGIAVKVVNGSVPLLVGVIAPGTEQIIEQAKVAKDQGADAIVVCPPFYYPASQKDMLVHYRTIRETVDIPIFAYDIPVMTKVKIEMDTLMTLGKEGTIIGVKDSSGDAVSFHRLVASKPPGMKLFTGAEMLVHAVVLAGADGTVPGLANVGPELFVKLYEAAAVNNHAEAVRQQEAIVRLFEVFVCPDGTMNVGYIIGAMKTALRLRGVIEHDTLFHPFPACTPELIARTQRIMEEVGCLQ